Part of the Gemmatimonas sp. genome is shown below.
CACTCGGTCTTTCCACCGCCACGAGCGGCGAGGGGTGGTTTGACGGCTATGCCGCGCTGCAGGCCTTCCGTGTGGCCGCCGTCGGTGCCGGCGTGACGTTCCTTGAAGACGAGGCCGTCGATTTCGTGGTGGAGACGCACGACGGGCCGGCCACGGTGCGCGCCGTACACACGGCGGGAGGCCGGTCCCTTGCCGGCGACGCCGTCGTGATTGCGGCCGGCGCCTGGTCGGCGCGGGTGGCCGACCAGCTGGGCGTGGCGCTGCCGGTACACGCGCGTAAGCGTGACGTGTTTGCCTTCGAGGCCGACGTGGAGTTGCGCGACGCGAACGGGGGACTGGCGCCGCTGGTGATCGATCCGAGCGGGGTCTGGTTCCGTCCGGAGCTGCAGGCCGGCCGCTTCCTGTGCGGTGCGCCCCCACGTGATGGTGACCCGGACGACGTGCCGCTCGATCAGGTCGATCGCGGCCTCTTCGACGAGGTCATCTGGCCCGTGCTGGCCGCCCGCGTTCCGGCCTTCGATGCGCTGCGCGTGACGAGCAGCTGGGCGGGGTACTACGAAATGAACAGTTTCGACCACAACGGCCTGGTGGGGTTGCTCGCGCCCTACGGCAACGCCTACACGGCCTGTGGCTTTTCGGGGCACGGGCTGCAGCAGGCGCCCGCAGTGGGTCGCGGCCTCGCAGAGCTCATTGCCACGGGCCGCTATCTCACGCTCGATCTGTCGCCGCTGCGTGTTTCACGCATCGCGGAAGGGCGGCCGCTGCTGGAGAAGAACGTGATCTGACCGCACGCCGGCACCTGGTAACGCACGCGATGACGCGCGACTGATGCCACGCGACAGTGTATGGCATGCGCCCCATCGATCACCTCACCGGTGACATTATCGAGTCGGCCATCGAGATCCATCGTGCGCTGGGGCCCGGGCTGCTCGAGTCGGCGTATGAGGAACTACTGGCCGGTGAACTGCATCGTCGCGGATTTGCGCTTCGACGTCAGGCCATGATCCCGTTCTCGTGGAAGGACCAGCGCGTCCAGTTCGGTTTTCGTGTGGATCTGCTCGTGAACGAGCGGGTGCTTGTGGAAATCAAGGCCACGGATCGTCCCAATCCGGTCTTTGCTCGGCAAGTGCTTACGTACCTGCGTCTCATGCAGTTGCCGGTCGGCCTGCTCATCAACTTCGGCACCTACCGTCTCGTTGATGGGATCCAGCGCGTCACCAATCACGATGCTCCCTACGTCGACCCCCCCTGACGTCGTCTGGCCAACCCGGCATAAAGGGGGAACTGACTGCTGGAGAAGCGGAGAAAAGGAGGGTCCGGTGCGAAAGCTCGATGCCCCGCCGGCGCCGCGTGGCTCCCCGTTTCTCCGTTTCTCCGATTCTCTGCATGTCAGTTCGGCGTCACCGCGCTCGTGTGCGGGCGCATGATGGTCGCGATCACCACGGCGCCGGTGAGCCCCAGCAGGGCGAGCGCGACGAACGCGACCGCCGAGCTGCCCGTGGCCACCCGCACGCGACCGATGAGGTCCGGCCCGAAATGGCCGCCGAGGTTGCCGATGCTGTTGATCCACGCGATGCCCGCGGCGGCGGCACTGCCGCGAAGAAACGAGGTCGGGATGGACCAGAAGGTGCTCATGCTCGAGAGCACGCCAGCCGCCACCAGCGACAGCGCCACCAGTGACGCCACCACGTGCGTACCAACCACGGCGAGCAGCGCCAACCCGGCCGTGGTGCACAGCAACGCCGCCGTGACGTGCCAGCGGCGCTCACCGGTGCGATCGGAGTGCTGCCCCCACCAGAGCATCGACGCCCCGGCAATGCCCCACGGGATCATCGCCAGCAGCCCCACCTGCAGGTAGGCCGTGCGGGCGAGGCCGAGTTCCTGAATGATGGTCGGCATCCAGAAGTTCACGCCGTACAACGCGACCGCCAGCGTGAAGTACACGAACGCCAACGCCCACACGCGGCCGCTGCCGAACGCGGCACGCAAGCCACCGTGCCCACCACGGCCGGCAGGGGCGGACGCGGACGCGGCCGCGGCATCATCGGCCGCCAGACGGGCCAATACGAGCGTACGCTCGGCCTCACCGAGCCATCGCGCCTGCGCCGGTCCGTCGGGAAGCCACAGCAGCACGGCGACACCCATCACGAGACTCGGTGCACTCTCCAGCACGAACAGCCAGCGCCATCCGGCCCACCCGCTCACCCCCTCGAAGGCGTCCATGATGAATCCCGAGAGCGGCGCCCCCAGCACATTGGCCACCGCGACGGCCGTCATGAACTTCGCATACGCGCGACCGCGACGATCCGCCGGAAACCAGTAGGTGAGGTAGAGCACGATGCCCGGGAAGAACCCCGCCTCCGCCATACCCAGCAACAGGCGCAGCGTGTAGAAACCGAAGACATCGGCCGTGACCCCGAAGAGCGCCGGCAGCGGCCCCCAGGGAATGACGTCGACGAAGGCAAAGGAGGCCGACACGAGTGCCCACGTGATCATGATGCGGGCAATCCATCGTCTGGCGCCGACGCGCAACAGCAGCAGGTTGCTGGGCACCTCGAACAGAAAGTAGCCAAGGAAGAAGATGCCAGCACCGAATCCGTAGACAGCATCGCTCCACCCCAGTTCACCGACCATCTGCAGCTTGGCGAACCCGACGTTCACCCGGTCGAGGTAGGCCACGATGTAGCAGGAGAACAGCAAGGGCAGCAGCCGCCAGCCGATGCGGCGAAACGTGGCCGCTTCATCGGGCGTAGGGAGCGCAGGACTCGTCATGCCGCGAACTTACCGCCCCGCATTACACTTCGTGCTCATGCCCCGCAGATCGCGCACCTCGCTCACCGACTCGGCCGCGCGCACGACGCGGCAGGTCACCCGCTCCCTCCGTACCCAGGCCGTCACGCTGGGCACGATGCTGGGGACGTTCTGGGTGACGTTCGCGGTCAACAGCCTGCTCGGCGGAGCACTCACCGGATTCGGCATCGTGCCGCGCACGACCGATGGGCTGCGCGGCATCCTCTTCGCGCCGTTTCTGCACGGTAACGTCAATCACCTCGTTGCCAATACGGTACCCTTCGCCGCGCTCGGGTGGATGGTGATGTTGCGCGACGCACGGCATTTCCTGCCCGTCACGGCGTTCGCTATGCTCGGCGCCGGCCTCATGGCCTGGACACTGGGGGCGCCGGGGTCGGTCCACATTGGCGCCAGCGGCGTGGTGTTCGGCTACCTCGGCTTTCTGCTGCTGGCTGGCGTGTACGCGCGCAGCTTCTGGAGCATCGCGCTCAGTCTGGTCACGGCGAGCCTCTGGGGCGGCCTCGTGCTCGGCATTGCCCCGAGCCAGCCGGGCATCAGCTGGCAGGCTCACCTCGGGGGGTTCCTCGGCGGTATCCTCGCCGCGCGGCGCTACACGTAGCCGGCGGCGCGCGCCGCCAGTTCACCCGTTGCGGCGACGCCCGATGGCGTCGACCACCAGATCGGCGATCGACGAGGTGAAGCGGATGGTCGCGCGATCGGGGCTGGCGGCACCGCCCAGCCGGTCGCAGTACAGGCAACCCACCACCTTACCCCGAACGACGAGCGGAAACACTCCAAACTGCGCCACGTCGAGCTGCTGCGCCCAGCGCAATTCCGAGTGCGTGAAGCTGCGGTCGACCGGCAGGTAGCTTGCCTGTCGCATCTGGGTCAGGGCGACCACCGGACCGCCTCGTGGGGACATTGGGAACTGGAACTGGTCGATCAGGGTGTCCACCCCGTCCCCGAGACCGGTTCGTGCCACGAGCTGCTGGCGATCCGTCGTCAGGAAGCACGCCAGCACGCGATCGTACGGGCCACCGCGCATGATCGCCTCGAGCGCCTGCAGCAGCACCGCGCCAATCGAGGTGCCTGAGGCGGGGTCCACATGCTCCTCCAGTTCCGCGCGCAGGCGTCCGCGCAGCGTGAGCTCACGGGAGACCGTGTTTTCGACGTCCCCATCGGGCTCCAGCGTGGCGACCTTCGCCCCGAACCCTGTGCGGGCCGATGTGGCCAGCTGCTTGAAGCGGAGCCGATCACCGGCATCGGGGGAGCGCTGGAGCAGCTCGCGCGTTTCCTCGAGCGCAGCGGCCACGATGCCAGTGACCTCCTCGCGGTTGAGCTTGAGACGGCTCCCGTGCTGGACCATCACGCGGTCCAGGGCGACGGTGATCTGCGACGGTGTCGCGCCGGACCGATAGAGCGCTTGCGTGAGGTCGTGGCTGAAGGCTGCAACGGCCGCCGCGCGCGAGGTGGCGGCGGTGGTGTGGGCGTAGATGCCTTGGACTACGGAGTCCGGCAGCCCCCATTGGCGCGACAGCTCCGCCCCGAGGTCGGCATACGCGAACCCGAGCACCAGTTCAGTGGCTTTCGCCTCGGATTTCCCCTGGTCCTGCATGAGGGTGCGGATGAGGTGGTGATCCTCGGGGAAGTGGGCGGCAATGAGCACCTCACCGAGGTTGTGGAACATGCCGCCGAGATGCGCCTCTTCCGGTTCCGGGAGCTCCAGATACGTGGCCGTCGCGCGCGCATGGTTGGCCGTGAGCAGCGACAACAGCATGAGCTCCTTGAGCTGCGGACTCTTCCGCGAATAGTTCTCGAAGAGCAGCAGGCTGCTGGCCAGCTGCCGCACCGTGCGCGCCCCGAGCAGCAGCATCGCATGCGTCACCCCCTGAATGGGACGCCCGCCGCGGCGGTAATGCACGCTGTTGGCCGTCTTCACCACACCGAGCGTCAGGCTGTACTCGCGCAGCACCACGTTGGTGAGCCGCTGCAGCGAGTGGGCATCATCGTCCATGGACGAACACATGTCGACGATCTGCTTCGACAGTGCCGGAAACTCCACCCCCTCGTGGATGCGCGCCAAGCGCGCCCGGATGGGACAGGTGTCGGCCAGAGGGGCCGCAGGACGGGGTTCGGTGGTCACCATACCGGGATTATCGGCAGCAGCCACGCAGAACTTCGCCGATCGGGGGGGGCGGGTGCACATTCCCCTGTGGTGACGGGCGGGTGCCCGCTGCCGTCCACCAGCATGTTCGACCCCAGCCACCCCCCCATGCCGCGTACCGCCATCCACAGCGACCACGCCCCCAAGGCCATCGGCCCCTACTCTCAGGCCATCTGGGCCGGGGACCTCCTCTATTGCTCCGGCCAGACCCCCATCGATCCGGCGGTGGGCACCCTCATCGACGGCGATGTGGAGGCGCAGACGCATCGCTGCTTCGACAACCTCCAGGCCGTGGTCGAGTCGGCGGGACTTACCATGGACGACGTGATCAAGTGCAACGTGTATCTGGTGGACATGGCCGATTTTCCGCACATGAACCAGGCCTACGGGGCGCGCTTCTCGCAGCCCTACCCGGCGCGCACGACGGTGGCGGTGGCCGGGCTGCCGCTGGGCGCGCGGGTGGAGATCGAGCTCGTGGTCCGGCGCGGGGTCTGACCCCAGCTCTGACCCCAGCTCTGACCCCAGCTCTGACCCCAGCTCTGACCCCAGCTCTGACCCCAGCTCTGACCCCAGCTCTGACCCCAGCTCTGACCCCAGCTCTGACAGCTCTGACTGGGGTCAGGGTGCGGTGGGGAGCGCGGGCGGGCGCCAGTGCCGGGTGAGCCGTTCGTAGTCGTAGACGTAGCCGATCAGCTTGAACTCGTCCCAGGCGCGGCCGAAGAACTGCAACCCCGCCGGCAGGCGATCACCCCGCGTGTAGCCCATGGGCACCGTGATCGCCGGGAAGCCGGTGCTCGGCGAGAAGAGCTGGCTGTTGTCGCCATGCGGCGTGTTGAGGTCGCCGATCAGCCGCGGCGGGTTGCTCCACGTGGGATACACGAACGCGTCGATCCGGAGCGAATCCATGAGCTGCGTCACGGCCACGCGCAGATCGGCCCGCACCCGCTCGCGGCTCGCGCAGCCAGCGCTCGTCGCGGGGTCATCCGTACTTGCGGCCGCCTCGCGCAGCCGCAGTTCCACAGTGGGATGGAAGCGCCGGCTGCGCAGGATATCCGCCAGCGTCTGCACCGGGGCATTCGGGGCCCGAGCCGCGAAGTAGCCCTCGAGATCGGCCTTGAAGCGATTGCATCCGCCCTGCTGGCGCCGCTGGATCATGTCGAGCGAGTCCACCCGCACCGAGTCAATTATGTCCGCACCGGCGCGGCGCAGATCGGCGAGCGCGCGTGCGAACACGGCGCGCACTTCGCCGTCGAGCGTGGGGCGATCGTAGGCCTGCCGCAGCACCCCGATGCGCGCCCCCTTGAGCGCACCCCGCTTGAGCGCCTCGGCATAGCGCGCCGCCCGCCGCGCATCGGCCGGGGCCGTGATGCTGTCGGCCGGGTCGCTGTGCGCGATCACGTCGAACACCGCCACGGCATCGGCCACGCTGCGCGCCATGGGCCCGGCGATGTCGGCGGAGGCATTGAGGGGAATCACGCCGGCGCGCGAGGTGAGCCCCATGGTGCTGCGAATGCCCACCAGCGCCTGGTGCGCCGACGGCCCGCGTATGGAATTGCCGGTGTCGGTGCCGAGGCCGAGCGTGCCGAATCCGGCCGCGACGGCGGCTGCGGTGCCTCCGCTGGACCCCGCCGTGACGCGATCGAGCGCATACGGATTCTTCGTGTAGCCCGGCAGAATCGAACTCACGGTCTCGTAGGGCGTGAAGGCCCATTCGGCGAGATTGCTCTTCGCCAGCACGATCGCGCCCGCGGTCTTCACCTGGCGCACCATGGTGGCGTCACGCAGTGGCTTCCACCCCTCGAGCGCGAGTGAGCCGCCGGTGGTCTGCAGTCCCGCCGTTTCGAAGTTGTCCTTTACGATGAGCGGGATGCAGTGGAGCGGCCCGACCGGCCCCTCGGCGGCGAATCGGCGATCAAGCGAATCGGCGATCGTCAGCGCATCAGGATTCTGCAGCACCAGACTGTTGACGGCGGGTCCGCGCTGGTCGAGCGCCTCGATGCGCGCGAGATAGCCTTCCACAAGGGCGCGGCACGTCAGCCGCCTGCCCTTGAAGGCGCCGTGAATGGTCGCGATCGACGCGGTATCCACGGGAAAGCGCCGCGACACCGGTTGCGCCGCCGCGGGTGGTGCCACCGCCGCCACAGCGGCAAGCAGCCCCCCGGTGAGCAGAAGTCTGGTCATCCGCGAAGTATGCAGCCGAGTGCGCACTCCCCACTATTGCGACAGGTGAACCGGCGCGGTACGATAGGTGTCACGTTCTGTTTCGACCTTCCGGAATCCGCCGATGATTGTGCTCGCCATCTCTACCACCCCCAGCGACCGCATCTGCATGCGGCCGGTGACGGCCGACGTCGTCACGGTGGTATCGCATCGCGAAGCAGGGCCTCTCCGGTAGCCGCGGCACTTCGGTCGCGCCTCGGGTTCACACGCCCCTTCTGCTTCGCCTGGCAGAGGGGCGTTTCGTTTGTCCTCCGTGAGGATTCATGCACCATCCGCCGCCACAGTCTTCAGACGGTTCAACACACGTGGTATCCGCCCACCCCGCACCGAGTACGCCTGAGCGTACCGACACGGGCGAGCAGGCCGAGCGCACCAGTCTCTGGCGTGACATCCGCGAC
Proteins encoded:
- a CDS encoding FAD-binding oxidoreductase; the encoded protein is MRSQQPWETREWQRPLHVVIVGGGVMGAATAWFLAREQGVQVTVIERDLAYTRASSALSVCAIRQQFSTAINIRISQDSLAFYRAIGHALAVGDEVPNIGLVEPGYLYLAATAGGAEVLQGQHALQQQHDVHTALLAPAALTAHFPWLQADDLVLGSLGLSTATSGEGWFDGYAALQAFRVAAVGAGVTFLEDEAVDFVVETHDGPATVRAVHTAGGRSLAGDAVVIAAGAWSARVADQLGVALPVHARKRDVFAFEADVELRDANGGLAPLVIDPSGVWFRPELQAGRFLCGAPPRDGDPDDVPLDQVDRGLFDEVIWPVLAARVPAFDALRVTSSWAGYYEMNSFDHNGLVGLLAPYGNAYTACGFSGHGLQQAPAVGRGLAELIATGRYLTLDLSPLRVSRIAEGRPLLEKNVI
- a CDS encoding GxxExxY protein, translated to MRPIDHLTGDIIESAIEIHRALGPGLLESAYEELLAGELHRRGFALRRQAMIPFSWKDQRVQFGFRVDLLVNERVLVEIKATDRPNPVFARQVLTYLRLMQLPVGLLINFGTYRLVDGIQRVTNHDAPYVDPP
- a CDS encoding MFS transporter; the protein is MTSPALPTPDEAATFRRIGWRLLPLLFSCYIVAYLDRVNVGFAKLQMVGELGWSDAVYGFGAGIFFLGYFLFEVPSNLLLLRVGARRWIARIMITWALVSASFAFVDVIPWGPLPALFGVTADVFGFYTLRLLLGMAEAGFFPGIVLYLTYWFPADRRGRAYAKFMTAVAVANVLGAPLSGFIMDAFEGVSGWAGWRWLFVLESAPSLVMGVAVLLWLPDGPAQARWLGEAERTLVLARLAADDAAAASASAPAGRGGHGGLRAAFGSGRVWALAFVYFTLAVALYGVNFWMPTIIQELGLARTAYLQVGLLAMIPWGIAGASMLWWGQHSDRTGERRWHVTAALLCTTAGLALLAVVGTHVVASLVALSLVAAGVLSSMSTFWSIPTSFLRGSAAAAGIAWINSIGNLGGHFGPDLIGRVRVATGSSAVAFVALALLGLTGAVVIATIMRPHTSAVTPN
- a CDS encoding rhomboid family intramembrane serine protease, yielding MPRRSRTSLTDSAARTTRQVTRSLRTQAVTLGTMLGTFWVTFAVNSLLGGALTGFGIVPRTTDGLRGILFAPFLHGNVNHLVANTVPFAALGWMVMLRDARHFLPVTAFAMLGAGLMAWTLGAPGSVHIGASGVVFGYLGFLLLAGVYARSFWSIALSLVTASLWGGLVLGIAPSQPGISWQAHLGGFLGGILAARRYT
- a CDS encoding HDOD domain-containing protein yields the protein MAAADNPGMVTTEPRPAAPLADTCPIRARLARIHEGVEFPALSKQIVDMCSSMDDDAHSLQRLTNVVLREYSLTLGVVKTANSVHYRRGGRPIQGVTHAMLLLGARTVRQLASSLLLFENYSRKSPQLKELMLLSLLTANHARATATYLELPEPEEAHLGGMFHNLGEVLIAAHFPEDHHLIRTLMQDQGKSEAKATELVLGFAYADLGAELSRQWGLPDSVVQGIYAHTTAATSRAAAVAAFSHDLTQALYRSGATPSQITVALDRVMVQHGSRLKLNREEVTGIVAAALEETRELLQRSPDAGDRLRFKQLATSARTGFGAKVATLEPDGDVENTVSRELTLRGRLRAELEEHVDPASGTSIGAVLLQALEAIMRGGPYDRVLACFLTTDRQQLVARTGLGDGVDTLIDQFQFPMSPRGGPVVALTQMRQASYLPVDRSFTHSELRWAQQLDVAQFGVFPLVVRGKVVGCLYCDRLGGAASPDRATIRFTSSIADLVVDAIGRRRNG
- a CDS encoding RidA family protein, which produces MPRTAIHSDHAPKAIGPYSQAIWAGDLLYCSGQTPIDPAVGTLIDGDVEAQTHRCFDNLQAVVESAGLTMDDVIKCNVYLVDMADFPHMNQAYGARFSQPYPARTTVAVAGLPLGARVEIELVVRRGV
- a CDS encoding amidase family protein, with the protein product MTRLLLTGGLLAAVAAVAPPAAAQPVSRRFPVDTASIATIHGAFKGRRLTCRALVEGYLARIEALDQRGPAVNSLVLQNPDALTIADSLDRRFAAEGPVGPLHCIPLIVKDNFETAGLQTTGGSLALEGWKPLRDATMVRQVKTAGAIVLAKSNLAEWAFTPYETVSSILPGYTKNPYALDRVTAGSSGGTAAAVAAGFGTLGLGTDTGNSIRGPSAHQALVGIRSTMGLTSRAGVIPLNASADIAGPMARSVADAVAVFDVIAHSDPADSITAPADARRAARYAEALKRGALKGARIGVLRQAYDRPTLDGEVRAVFARALADLRRAGADIIDSVRVDSLDMIQRRQQGGCNRFKADLEGYFAARAPNAPVQTLADILRSRRFHPTVELRLREAAASTDDPATSAGCASRERVRADLRVAVTQLMDSLRIDAFVYPTWSNPPRLIGDLNTPHGDNSQLFSPSTGFPAITVPMGYTRGDRLPAGLQFFGRAWDEFKLIGYVYDYERLTRHWRPPALPTAP